The region ctgttggtggtgtagatggcgatgttgaaGGTGATGGTGGCGAACATTTGCTCCTTGAAGGTCCAGGGGCCGGGGTTGAGGGAGTGGCGGACCTTGAAGACGGTGATGCCCCAGTCTGGGAGGATGGTATGGAGGAGATTGCCGCAGGGGTAGaggaggatttggatgaCGGAGTTGCTGAGAGCTGGGGGGTGTTagtttttgtgtttgtttgtgaAGTGTGGTGTAAGTGGTATGAGATGGATGGGTGAGAGGTGAAAACATACAAATGCCAGGAAATCTGGAGTTGAAAAACGTAGACATAAATGTCCCGATAATAGCCCAGCTAATACCCAAAAAGTACGCTCTCGCCGTCTCAATCGGCACCTTGGCATCGTCAATAGGACTCGCCACAGCGCGAACACCAGGATACGGCGACGACCACTTCATCATGGTGGCGTCGATGCGCAAATCGCGATCGTAAAACTCCCCATACGCCTTCGACCCGAGCAACAAGCGCTGCATGCGCTCGCGCATATCAGACGGGAAGTTCCAATCATCCGAGTGAAACTCGAGCGActcggtgatgatgccaatggcCTCGTCCTCAGACATGTTGTTGatcttgtcgaggatgaagtCGCCCTCGCCATTGGGCGCCAGCGTCTCGAGAAGTTCCACGGGAATCTGGTCGCCATAGTTGAGTGTCGTGACGGGATTCTTCTCGGTGTCGTGAGAAGGGGAGATGTGCGTTTCTACACCGTCCGTCTTTTCAGACGCCATGACGAGCTATGGTAAGTGAAGCTTTGCGAGGTCACCGAAAGATCGTCAAAGGACACGGGACTGCTGACGAGAAAAAAACAAAGCAGTGCCATATTTAAACTATCCCTTCATTGTCTTACAGATCCCTGCTCTGCAACTTGCGGGGAAATAACCGGTCTAGCCTGTCTCCCTTGGACCCTTTCGAATTGTACGACGTAGATGAAAAGGGAAGGCCGATAAACTTCTCCAATTGATGAATTGCAACACCCCCTCTTTCGTTGGGTTCTTGTCGTGTAACCACATGGTTTGCATGGCTCCAGCGTTACATCGGCTGACGCGTGACCATGATCCCAATGAGggagttgatgttggttgattTTGCAAAAAAAGTGATCAGTACGCCGAGGCCATGGACATTGTGTAGCCGATAATTTTTGAATAATCCTCGCTTGCAGAGGAAACATGTCGTTAGAACGGTCAAGCCACGCCGCCGCAGGGCACCGACGACGCCAAGGAACTGCCGAAGCCTCAGGCCTCTTGCTTGAtttgtttcgtttcgtttccCCGCCTTTTCTCCGGCACCGGATTCCCCGACTCTTGCTCAGACGGGaaaacaccaacattgaaccgttATGTTTGGTGACATGCCCAAACACCGACTTGGTCATTACATGGGATGAACGACGCTAGAGCCATCCCTGCTGCTCATCGTCCGGCCCCAACGTTGCAACACAGAACCAAAGCTTGATAACCCCGCGGTTCATCATAATTGATTCAAACTCTCGGGCCAAATCTTCCGAGTAAATCCACCTTCGTCAACAATCAAACATCCATTATTGCTCCCCAGTACTCAAGTATACTCTAATCAGACCACAGGGACTGACTAAAGTCGGCAAACACCCCGACATTTCTCCCAGCGCCACAATCCTCCCACTTGCCAATTCCGTTCTCGTGCTCTTCCGCCCAGGGCCTTAAAGTGCGGGGAATTAAATATTGGTCAGTTCCGCGAATTAAATGTTGCGGGCATCATACGATGCTGCTCTTTAGCACCTGGAAGACGGGTGTGATAAGACGTAACCAACATGTGTAGATGTTTCTTCGCTTCTGTGAACACTGTAGAGGGAGGACTTGACTCGTCATCTGATGCATCGGTTACAACCAGAGACGACAGTCATAAACCTAAACCTCATCCAGCCAAGATTAATAGTCGTGTATTCATTACAGCAGTTGCGCGTAATAAGTAACAATACTAGAGTAATAGAAACAAGAATCGAAGGCGCTCACAAATGCCATCTAGTCTAACCGGTCTTTGCTCGATTGCCTCCCCCGCTCCAGCTCTGGTGTCCGAGAGACTTTCCTAGTCGTCCTCTCGCCTTTCTCAACCACAGATGCATCCCTGTTGACCTGAAATTCCTTGCCTCGCCATGTCACTGTCGATCCGCATAAGACCGCCCATGTCCAGACCGGCAGTGCCAAGGTTTCTCGTCCGAGCCATGCCAAGAACCACTCTAGAAACCCTCGTCGTGGCATGCCGCCTGCGTGCCCTGTCCCGCGAACGAACCGAGGGCTGTCGTGGCTGCGTTGAACGCTCGCTCCTGAGTGAAGACGCTCAAATGTCAGACGGTCAAGGCACATCCAAGCGATCGCGGCGAGTAACCAGgtcattgccatggctgacCATGTCTGGGGGATATGTAAAGTGTCGTGGAACCAGGGGAGAGTGGTAAGCCCAAAGGCAAAGTAGGCGCAACAGAGAAAGCATTCGACACCCGGCTCGACCAAGGTGGCCGCCAGAACGGTATTCTTTCTTGCACGTAGCCATCGAACGCGACGTGCAGCGTACGACGTAATAGACATGCCAGCCATGGGCTGGATGACCAGATCGCCCCAGACGATGCCGTGATTTGAATGCTCGGGAATGCTCGATCGCCAGAGCAAGTCACCAATGAGGTGGTCCTCGCAGATGTTGTGTGAAAAGTAGTCAATTCCGGAGGGCTTGTTCTCGCCTTTTGGCAGTATAGGGTTGCGCGAGGGTGTCGTCACTTGGTCGAGGTGGGCTTTTCGAAACATGTTGCTCTTCCCTACAATACAGGGGGCAATACTAACAGTGTTGATGGCCCCATAGAACTTGACATGCGTGGTTGCCATAAACATTTCGTCCAGCCGACCACCTCCGTGGCGGAGAATGCGTGCAAAAAGGCCCTCAGGTTCTCTAGAAATACCAGGAGAAACCCCAGTTTCTGACACTGATGATAGCAGAACCTGGCTGTCTTCTGTCCCGGGACGATTGTAGTCCATAACATCTACGACAAGTGGCATCTGGTGAACAAATTTGTATGGCTTTGTCGAGGCGCCGTTCGGTCCATATCCCATGAGTTTGTCCACCATGCGTCCCAAGACGCCACTTGCGACCCAGACATTGCAGTCAATTATCCATATAATTTCTCCCCGGGCCTCGCGATACGCCCTACTGATGTTGCGGATCTTGGGATTCGGCCCCAGGTTGTTGACGTGGCCGTTGGTGCCGTGTAATATAGGATCGCGAGATTCGACTAGCACCTTGGCGTCAAAGGAT is a window of Pochonia chlamydosporia 170 chromosome 5, whole genome shotgun sequence DNA encoding:
- a CDS encoding ceramide glucosyltransferase (similar to Verticillium alfalfae VaMs.102 XP_003002185.1); this translates as MGFIVEIVALICLIWAITVVVVQGIGIAAIFRYFSKVAPKPISPKLGEDAPSVTIIRPVKGLEPRLYECIASTFQQDYPSNKLSIRLCVEDETDPAYPVLQKLVEDFPSFDAKVLVESRDPILHGTNGHVNNLGPNPKIRNISRAYREARGEIIWIIDCNVWVASGVLGRMVDKLMGYGPNGASTKPYKFVHQMPLVVDVMDYNRPGTEDSQVLLSSVSETGVSPGISREPEGLFARILRHGGGRLDEMFMATTHVKFYGAINTVSIAPCIVGKSNMFRKAHLDQVTTPSRNPILPKGENKPSGIDYFSHNICEDHLIGDLLWRSSIPEHSNHGIVWGDLVIQPMAGMSITSYAARRVRWLRARKNTVLAATLVEPGVECFLCCAYFAFGLTTLPWFHDTLHIPQTWSAMAMTWLLAAIAWMCLDRLTFERLHSGASVQRSHDSPRFVRGTGHAGGMPRRGFLEWFLAWLGRETLALPVWTWAVLCGSTVTWRGKEFQVNRDASVVEKGERTTRKVSRTPELERGRQSSKDRLD